GCTTTCGCGGTTTATCCGGCTGCCGCACAGCACGCGTTTCCTTCCACTGGAAGATCTGCTGCTGATGAATATCGGCCGGCTTTTCCCCGGTTACCGGAACACCGGGCATTGCGCCTTCCGCGTCTTGCGCGATTCCGATCTGGAGGTGGAGGAGGAGGCCGAAGACCTGGTGCGCGAGTTCGAAACCGCGCTGAAACGCCGCCGCCGCGGCTCTGTCGTGCGGCTGAAGATCACCGAGGGTGCACCGGAAAACCTGCGCCGGATCATCATGGATGAGCTGCATGCCAGCCCCGAAGAGGTGGTTGAGGCCTCCGGTCTGCTTGGCGTGGCCGATCTGAAGGAGCTGGTCCTTGACGAGCGGCGCGATCTGCAATGGCCGACCTTCACCCCCCGCGTGCCGGAGCGGGTGCAGGATCACAACGGCGATATGTTCGCCGCGATCCGGCAGAAGGACATGCTGCTGCATCACCCCTATGAGACGTTCGACATGGTCGTGCGCTATCTGACGCAGGCGGCGCGCGATCCGAATGTGCTGGCGATCAAGCAGACGCTTTACCGCACCAGCCGCGAAAGCCCGATCGTGGAGGCGCTGTGCGAGGCGGCGGAGGCGGGGAAATCCGTGACCGCGCTGGTCGAACTGCGCGCCCGCTTCGACGAGGCGGCGAATATTCGCCAATCGCGGCGGCTGGAACGCTCGGGCGCGCATGTCGTCTATGGCTTCGTGAACTACAAGACCCACGCCAAGATCAGCACCGTCGTTCGGCGTGAGGGCGACGCGCTCGTCACCTATACCCATTACGGCACCGGGAATTACCACCCGATCACGGCGCGGATCTATACCGACCTGTCGCTGTTCACCTGTGATCCGGCACTGGGACGGGATGCGACGAAAGTGTTCAACTTCCTGTCCGGTTACGTCCAGCCGGAAGGATTGGAAAACCTGTCCATCTCACCCATTGGCATGAAGGACCGGCTGATCGAGATGATCGGGCGTGAGGCGGAACTGGCGCGTGCCGGCCGTCCGGGCGCGATCTGGGCCAAGATGAATTCGCTGATCGAGCCGGATGTGATCGATGCGCTTTATGCCGCCTCGCAGGCCGGGGTGCAGATCGATCTGGTCATTCGCGGCATTTGCGGCATTCGTCCGGGCATTGCCGGGCTGTCGGAAAATATCCGGGTCAAGTCGATCATCGGCAGGTTTCTGGAACATTCCCGCATCGTCTGTTTCGGGGCAGGTCACGGGCTGCCGTCGCGCAAGGCGCGGGTGTTCTTCAGCTCTGCCGACTGGATGGGCCGCAACCTGAA
The genomic region above belongs to Paracoccus sp. SCSIO 75233 and contains:
- a CDS encoding RNA degradosome polyphosphate kinase, which gives rise to MTQADFLKHPPPAGQTLESGTPTGPARFFNRELSWLSFNWRVLDEARNARVPLLERLRFLAISATNLDEFYTVRVAGLRELEREGSTTPSHDGRTPGQQLELINADARRLMGAQQMVWNGLRQEMAEEGIVILTRDRITDEDAGFLRSYFLDQVLPVLSPLAIDPAHPFPFIPNAGFSLALELTRGSDGRRMQALLPIPGQLSRFIRLPHSTRFLPLEDLLLMNIGRLFPGYRNTGHCAFRVLRDSDLEVEEEAEDLVREFETALKRRRRGSVVRLKITEGAPENLRRIIMDELHASPEEVVEASGLLGVADLKELVLDERRDLQWPTFTPRVPERVQDHNGDMFAAIRQKDMLLHHPYETFDMVVRYLTQAARDPNVLAIKQTLYRTSRESPIVEALCEAAEAGKSVTALVELRARFDEAANIRQSRRLERSGAHVVYGFVNYKTHAKISTVVRREGDALVTYTHYGTGNYHPITARIYTDLSLFTCDPALGRDATKVFNFLSGYVQPEGLENLSISPIGMKDRLIEMIGREAELARAGRPGAIWAKMNSLIEPDVIDALYAASQAGVQIDLVIRGICGIRPGIAGLSENIRVKSIIGRFLEHSRIVCFGAGHGLPSRKARVFFSSADWMGRNLNRRVETQVECMNETVKAQIVSQIMAANMADEAQSWILQPDGRYLRHLPADRDDLFNCHRFFMENPSLSGRGRAGAGDVPALTHSSD